The following are from one region of the Longimicrobiales bacterium genome:
- a CDS encoding ATP-binding cassette domain-containing protein, whose translation MITADRITKQYATVTAVDDVSFDVARGEIFALLGPNGAGKTTLLRMVLGLMEPDSGSITFDGYESRPAPHEIGYLPEDRGLYPDVKVLDTLVHFGALRGMSRRAARDAAVTWLERMKLSDRAGEPLKALSKGNQQKVQFISAILHAPVLAVLDEPFSGLDPLNQDFFLDLFRELRADGMTIVLSAHQMQLVERIADRILVLNRGQTVLSGTLPAVRRRWTTGRRLLVTLAEAAPASFDGSIPGIEVQQVADDVLEVFVPDELELSPVLAQIGTRLNVRELESHPVTLHDVYVRSIGRHDEERV comes from the coding sequence CGCTGCTCGGCCCCAACGGCGCCGGCAAGACCACGCTGCTCCGCATGGTGCTCGGGCTCATGGAGCCCGACAGCGGCAGCATCACCTTCGACGGCTACGAGTCGCGCCCCGCGCCGCACGAGATCGGCTACCTGCCTGAGGATCGCGGCCTCTACCCCGACGTGAAGGTGCTCGACACGCTGGTGCACTTCGGCGCACTGCGCGGAATGTCACGTCGCGCGGCACGCGATGCAGCCGTGACGTGGCTCGAGCGCATGAAGCTGTCCGATCGCGCCGGCGAGCCGCTCAAGGCGCTGTCCAAGGGGAACCAGCAGAAGGTCCAGTTCATCAGCGCCATCCTGCACGCGCCCGTCCTCGCCGTGCTCGACGAGCCGTTCTCCGGTCTCGACCCGCTCAACCAGGACTTCTTCCTCGACCTGTTCCGCGAGCTGCGCGCTGACGGAATGACCATCGTGCTCTCCGCGCACCAGATGCAGCTCGTCGAGCGCATTGCCGACCGCATCCTCGTGCTGAACCGCGGGCAGACCGTGCTGAGCGGGACGCTGCCGGCCGTGCGACGTCGCTGGACGACCGGACGTCGCCTGCTCGTCACGCTGGCCGAAGCGGCGCCCGCCAGCTTCGATGGCAGCATCCCGGGCATCGAGGTGCAGCAGGTGGCGGACGACGTGCTCGAGGTATTCGTGCCCGACGAGCTGGAGCTTTCGCCCGTGCTCGCACAGATCGGCACGCGACTGAACGTCCGCGAGCTCGAGTCGCATCCCGTCACCCTGCACGATGTCTATGTCCGCTCGATCGGGCGCCACGACGAGGAGCGCGTATGA